A region from the uncultured Draconibacterium sp. genome encodes:
- a CDS encoding DUF3667 domain-containing protein has product MPDQPKVEMCPNCNATAIVNYCSHCGQKIYQRRFTTRVFFAVVGNALNLERGILHTMVWLFRKPGKVLSDYLAGKTKSYLNPLNYMLIIAGVYAFLALSFNIFDNTIESTNQLLGNDQKDIPAEALAFQQSWLATVKKYMNLIPLLIVPFASIFSRWYYRKKKLYYGEHLILNTYVFAQSILITTLLLPVVILASELISVFPLITTFFTAAYFTYAYHSYFGKSVVNAFFGAVVMYLGGFVVLMTLMMIVVIIWVIIMATMGINPFAAAG; this is encoded by the coding sequence ATGCCCGATCAACCAAAAGTCGAAATGTGCCCAAACTGCAACGCAACAGCAATAGTAAATTACTGCAGCCATTGTGGTCAAAAAATATATCAGCGCCGCTTTACAACAAGAGTTTTTTTTGCTGTTGTTGGTAATGCGCTTAATCTCGAACGTGGGATTTTACATACCATGGTTTGGCTGTTTCGTAAACCCGGAAAAGTATTAAGTGATTACCTTGCCGGAAAAACCAAATCGTACCTAAACCCCTTAAACTATATGCTTATTATAGCCGGGGTATATGCATTTTTAGCACTTTCGTTTAACATTTTCGACAACACTATTGAAAGCACCAATCAATTGCTGGGCAACGATCAAAAGGACATTCCGGCTGAAGCACTTGCTTTTCAGCAAAGTTGGCTTGCTACAGTAAAAAAATATATGAACCTTATTCCTTTACTTATTGTTCCTTTTGCCAGTATTTTTTCAAGATGGTATTACCGCAAAAAGAAGCTCTATTATGGTGAGCACCTTATTTTAAACACCTATGTTTTTGCCCAAAGTATACTAATAACCACTCTTTTACTTCCTGTTGTAATACTTGCCTCTGAGTTAATTTCGGTTTTTCCGTTGATTACTACATTTTTTACTGCAGCATATTTTACTTATGCTTACCACAGCTATTTTGGCAAATCAGTTGTTAATGCATTTTTTGGTGCTGTTGTAATGTATTTAGGAGGTTTTGTTGTATTAATGACATTGATGATGATTGTTGTGATAATCTGGGTGATAATAATGGCTACAATGGGAATTAATCCTTTTGCTGCTGCCGGTTAA
- a CDS encoding thioredoxin family protein yields MFNEIKSLDEFLRLKEEQVAMLVYFSTDACSVCKVLKPKVEEMATAIFPKMQLIYVQSDVLPEVAAQNSVFIAPTIIVFFDGNETIRKSRAIGVDELQREIARYYGLLFD; encoded by the coding sequence ATGTTCAATGAAATAAAATCGTTAGATGAGTTTTTGCGCCTGAAAGAAGAACAGGTAGCAATGTTGGTTTATTTTTCAACCGATGCCTGTTCGGTTTGTAAGGTGTTAAAACCAAAAGTGGAAGAAATGGCAACAGCTATATTCCCGAAAATGCAATTGATTTATGTGCAATCAGATGTGTTGCCTGAAGTAGCTGCGCAAAACAGCGTATTTATAGCTCCAACAATAATTGTTTTTTTTGATGGTAACGAAACTATTCGCAAAAGCCGGGCTATTGGCGTAGACGAACTTCAGCGCGAAATTGCTCGTTATTATGGTTTGCTGTTCGATTGA
- a CDS encoding CoA-binding protein, with amino-acid sequence MSKKTLVIGASENPERYSNKAIMALRSHQHEVIALAKREGQVNDVSIQTTFPATEQVHTVTLYLGPRHQTEYYNAIIKLNPERVIFNPGTENPEFAAQLSASGIRAEEACTLVLLSIGNY; translated from the coding sequence ATGAGTAAAAAAACACTGGTAATCGGTGCCAGCGAAAACCCCGAACGTTATTCAAATAAAGCAATTATGGCTTTACGCAGCCATCAGCATGAGGTAATAGCTTTGGCTAAACGCGAGGGGCAGGTTAATGATGTTTCCATTCAAACGACATTTCCTGCCACCGAACAGGTGCATACCGTTACGCTTTACCTGGGGCCAAGGCACCAGACCGAATATTACAATGCGATTATAAAACTGAACCCCGAACGTGTAATTTTTAATCCAGGTACTGAAAATCCTGAATTCGCAGCACAACTTTCTGCAAGTGGAATTAGAGCAGAAGAGGCCTGTACATTGGTTTTGCTAAGCATCGGAAATTACTAG
- the ispF gene encoding 2-C-methyl-D-erythritol 2,4-cyclodiphosphate synthase, protein MDFRIGQGYDVHRLAEGETLWLGGVLIPHHKGTVAHSDGDVLIHAICDAMLGALKLRDIGSHFPDTDAEFKNIDSKILLKKSYELVKQKGYEIVNIDSTVQAQQPKLKPFIPAMEQTMADVLGIDVERVSVKATTTEELGFEGRQEGMSVNAVVLLKRA, encoded by the coding sequence ATGGATTTCAGAATTGGACAAGGATATGATGTGCACCGTCTGGCCGAAGGAGAAACCTTATGGCTGGGCGGTGTTTTAATTCCACACCATAAGGGAACGGTAGCTCATTCTGATGGAGATGTGTTAATACATGCCATTTGCGATGCCATGCTTGGTGCCTTAAAACTACGTGATATTGGCAGCCATTTTCCCGATACTGATGCTGAATTTAAAAATATTGACAGTAAAATTCTGCTAAAGAAATCATACGAGCTGGTAAAGCAAAAAGGCTACGAGATTGTAAATATTGATTCAACGGTACAGGCGCAACAGCCTAAATTAAAACCTTTCATTCCGGCAATGGAGCAAACTATGGCTGATGTGTTGGGCATTGATGTGGAGCGGGTTTCAGTAAAGGCTACCACAACCGAGGAACTCGGTTTTGAGGGACGTCAGGAAGGTATGTCTGTAAATGCCGTTGTACTATTAAAAAGGGCTTAA
- the porV gene encoding type IX secretion system outer membrane channel protein PorV, whose translation MIRLVRFLFVLALVAMVTENVMAQGTLSGANTITTAVPFLAITPDSRAGGMGDAGVGTTADVNSQHWNPAKYIFMESEMGVGLSYSPWLRNLVDDINLAYLTGYKRLDDVQAISASLRYFALGDIVFTSDQGEFMGQQSPNEFAIDFAYSRKLSDVISGAVAVRYIRSDLTGGQLVNGVETNAGNSFAADVAFYYYNEFRRRRQDNAFAAGINIQNIGSKISYTDGDVKDFIPTTLKLGASYTMELDDYNSFSFAVEANKLLVPTPPADSTDYGSGDVIWSGGINSDIGVIEGIFKSFGDAPGGFKEEFQEITWSAGIEYWYNKQFALRAGYFYEHENKGNRQFITAGAGLKMNVFALDFSYLLPTQRNHPLENTLRFTLAFDIDAFSNQR comes from the coding sequence ATGATCAGATTAGTACGATTTTTATTTGTGTTGGCTTTAGTAGCCATGGTAACTGAAAATGTAATGGCACAAGGAACCTTATCGGGTGCCAATACAATTACAACTGCCGTTCCGTTTTTGGCAATTACGCCCGATTCGCGAGCAGGTGGTATGGGTGATGCCGGTGTAGGAACCACGGCCGATGTAAATTCGCAACATTGGAACCCTGCAAAATACATTTTTATGGAGAGTGAAATGGGAGTTGGTTTATCATATTCGCCTTGGTTGCGCAACCTTGTAGACGATATTAACCTGGCCTATCTAACCGGATACAAAAGACTTGACGATGTGCAGGCCATCAGTGCTTCGTTGCGCTATTTTGCTTTGGGCGACATCGTTTTCACCTCCGACCAGGGTGAGTTTATGGGCCAGCAAAGCCCCAATGAATTTGCCATTGATTTTGCCTACTCGCGAAAGTTGAGCGATGTAATTTCAGGAGCGGTGGCGGTTCGTTATATCCGTTCCGACCTTACTGGTGGACAGCTGGTTAACGGTGTAGAAACAAATGCTGGCAACTCTTTTGCTGCCGATGTGGCTTTTTATTACTACAACGAATTCAGAAGAAGAAGACAGGACAACGCTTTTGCGGCAGGTATCAATATTCAGAATATTGGTTCGAAAATATCGTATACCGATGGCGACGTGAAAGACTTTATACCAACCACGTTAAAACTTGGGGCCTCGTACACCATGGAGCTCGACGATTATAACTCGTTTAGTTTTGCTGTTGAAGCCAATAAATTGTTGGTTCCTACCCCTCCGGCCGACTCTACCGATTACGGTAGTGGCGACGTAATTTGGTCGGGAGGAATTAACTCTGATATTGGTGTTATCGAAGGTATATTTAAATCTTTTGGCGATGCCCCCGGTGGTTTTAAAGAAGAATTTCAGGAAATTACCTGGTCGGCAGGTATTGAATATTGGTACAACAAACAGTTTGCTTTACGTGCCGGATATTTCTACGAACACGAAAACAAAGGTAACCGCCAGTTTATTACTGCCGGTGCTGGTTTGAAAATGAATGTGTTTGCACTTGACTTTTCGTACCTGTTGCCAACACAACGGAATCACCCACTTGAAAATACCCTGCGTTTTACGCTGGCGTTTGATATTGATGCATTTAGTAACCAACGCTGA
- the porU gene encoding type IX secretion system sortase PorU, with protein sequence MNKYILLFFVVLVGFAVSDVHNETILLEWKENPGRVDGNVLEFFENADFKDDLAHLTLPVYTRLYTLDNQNSSLRFSIENAVFDELPVDLQTTKGLEIPSELKFSSTVLQSGSDKKIEFQIVPLKQENGKIYRLKSFQLRSVPELYAKSATAVSWKTTSVLASGKWVKIRTSGKGIYKIPFSKLSEWGFTDPSNVGVFGSGGKILSEDPGIVAYDDLEECAVWTASVSGENNLFFFAPGISEWDKSSSGVFTHQSNEFTMAGYFFLGDKGTPKQVAVAEQITADATHTTATFDNYDLLEDEKYNLLELGSGKQWFGDKFSNGSVKTYTFAINNLASNPEAKIRVSGVARSYQSSNFEIKNNGAAVGNFAFQKVDTDETYGIYADAESLTSDIELSNGSAGISIIYNASNSNAEAWLDYIELNYRQQLVAGENPLFFRDSKSVGTDNIVEYQITNAGTDTRVFDVTDVNNVEELATTINGAELTFKNDASQLKEYVVFNTSGDFAEPTFVEEIENQNLHGITTPEFLIVSHPNFLSSANELANFHRSFDGMSVEVVDVNAVFNEFSSGTKSATGIRNFIKMLYDRGNTLKYVLLFGDGSYDNRNINGKNLNFIPTYQSANSLDPINSYVSDDYFVMLDAGETLAKGAIDLGIGRIPASTAYEAQLVVDKIKRYYEPEALGDWRNVICMIGDDGDTGIHMRQSEQIADTLNKNYGEFITEKVYFDAYPEEVTPAGERYPDVNAAINERVEDGVLILNYIGHANDRFLAHEHVLEVSDINSWSNRNQLPIFVTATCEFSRFDADDVSAGEYVLLNPNGGGIGLFSTTRVVTSGANFKLSKSFYNYIFAKNSAGNHHRMGDVMRLAKTNLANGTNKRNFSLLADPALKLSYPKYKVVTSSINGKEATLSPDTIGTLEKITIDGYVADFFGNKIDNFNGEITNTVYDKEIDMQTLGNGDDNRVLTFQMQNNIIYSGTASVTNGNFSFSFVVPKDISYKIGSGKIMYYAQNGEEDAHGAFSNFSIGGEGSNIADNNGPDIQLFLDTEDFQSGDKTGKNPTLLAYLSDENGINTVGTGIGHDITAVLDNDYSKVYVLNNYYQAEKDDYTSGSLQFPLSNLTVGKHTLALKAWDVANNSSEVEIEFEVTGDFIINEVSNYPNPITDYTYFVIKHNQSDASLSAIFDIYNINGQRVDQFEAEISSSGNSSNPVRWDLAEAKIPLTQGVYVYNIMLKNDDGIIVSKSGKLLVAQ encoded by the coding sequence ATGAATAAATATATATTGCTGTTTTTTGTTGTTTTGGTTGGGTTTGCGGTGAGTGATGTACACAACGAAACGATTTTGCTTGAATGGAAGGAAAATCCGGGAAGGGTTGATGGCAATGTGCTTGAATTTTTCGAAAATGCAGATTTTAAAGACGATTTGGCACATTTGACTTTGCCTGTTTACACGCGTTTATACACCTTGGATAATCAAAACAGTTCGTTGCGTTTTAGCATCGAAAATGCTGTGTTCGATGAATTGCCGGTAGACCTGCAAACGACAAAAGGCCTTGAAATTCCTTCCGAATTAAAATTTTCATCAACGGTACTTCAATCAGGTAGCGATAAAAAAATAGAATTTCAGATTGTTCCCCTCAAACAGGAAAATGGTAAAATTTATCGGTTGAAAAGTTTTCAGTTAAGATCGGTACCTGAACTTTATGCCAAATCGGCAACAGCAGTTAGCTGGAAAACAACATCGGTTTTAGCTTCGGGCAAATGGGTAAAAATCCGGACTTCGGGTAAAGGGATTTATAAAATTCCATTTTCAAAGTTAAGCGAATGGGGCTTTACCGATCCATCGAATGTTGGTGTTTTTGGTAGCGGAGGGAAAATACTTTCAGAGGATCCGGGAATTGTAGCCTACGACGATTTGGAGGAATGTGCCGTATGGACAGCTTCCGTGTCAGGAGAAAATAATTTGTTCTTCTTTGCCCCGGGTATAAGTGAGTGGGATAAAAGTTCGTCGGGAGTATTTACCCATCAATCTAACGAGTTTACCATGGCCGGTTATTTCTTTTTGGGAGATAAAGGAACACCAAAGCAAGTTGCCGTAGCCGAACAAATAACAGCAGATGCAACACATACCACTGCAACTTTTGATAATTATGATTTGCTGGAAGATGAAAAGTATAATTTGTTAGAATTAGGCTCGGGCAAACAGTGGTTTGGCGATAAGTTTAGTAACGGAAGTGTTAAAACATATACTTTTGCGATTAACAATTTGGCCAGCAACCCGGAAGCTAAAATTCGTGTTAGCGGGGTAGCCCGTTCGTATCAGTCTTCAAATTTCGAAATAAAAAATAACGGAGCTGCTGTTGGAAACTTTGCATTTCAGAAAGTAGATACCGATGAAACTTACGGTATTTATGCCGATGCTGAAAGCCTTACATCAGATATTGAACTTTCCAATGGAAGCGCTGGTATTTCAATAATATATAATGCCTCAAACAGTAATGCCGAAGCCTGGCTCGATTATATAGAGTTAAATTATCGTCAGCAGTTGGTCGCTGGCGAAAACCCCCTGTTTTTCAGAGATTCCAAATCTGTTGGAACTGATAATATTGTAGAATACCAAATTACCAACGCCGGAACAGATACCCGTGTTTTTGATGTGACAGATGTTAATAACGTTGAGGAGTTAGCAACAACAATCAATGGCGCCGAACTTACTTTCAAAAACGACGCCTCGCAACTAAAAGAGTATGTTGTTTTTAATACCTCAGGCGATTTTGCTGAACCAACTTTTGTTGAGGAGATTGAAAATCAGAATCTGCACGGCATTACCACACCAGAGTTTCTGATTGTAAGCCATCCAAATTTTTTAAGTTCTGCAAACGAACTTGCCAATTTTCATCGCAGTTTTGATGGAATGAGTGTTGAGGTGGTTGATGTGAACGCTGTTTTTAATGAGTTTAGCTCTGGTACAAAAAGTGCTACCGGTATTCGTAACTTTATTAAAATGCTGTACGATCGCGGCAATACTTTAAAATATGTTTTGCTGTTTGGAGACGGAAGTTACGACAACCGAAACATCAATGGTAAAAACCTGAATTTTATACCCACCTACCAATCGGCAAATTCCTTAGATCCGATAAATTCATATGTTAGCGACGATTATTTTGTAATGCTCGATGCCGGCGAAACACTGGCAAAAGGGGCTATCGATTTAGGTATCGGGCGCATTCCGGCATCAACAGCTTACGAGGCACAGCTGGTTGTTGATAAAATAAAACGCTATTACGAGCCGGAAGCATTGGGCGATTGGCGAAACGTAATTTGTATGATTGGCGACGATGGGGATACAGGAATACACATGCGGCAGTCGGAGCAAATTGCCGATACCCTAAATAAAAATTACGGTGAGTTTATTACTGAAAAAGTATATTTTGATGCCTATCCGGAAGAAGTTACACCAGCCGGCGAACGTTACCCTGATGTTAACGCAGCCATAAATGAAAGGGTAGAGGATGGGGTGCTTATTTTGAATTATATTGGCCACGCCAACGATCGTTTTTTAGCACACGAACATGTGCTCGAGGTTAGCGATATTAATTCGTGGTCAAACAGAAATCAGTTGCCCATTTTTGTAACAGCAACCTGCGAGTTTAGCCGATTTGATGCTGATGACGTTTCGGCCGGAGAATATGTCTTGTTAAATCCCAATGGTGGAGGTATTGGGTTGTTTTCAACAACACGGGTGGTAACATCGGGGGCAAATTTTAAACTCAGCAAAAGCTTTTATAACTACATTTTTGCTAAAAATTCAGCCGGCAATCACCATCGCATGGGAGATGTAATGCGTTTGGCGAAAACGAATCTTGCCAACGGAACAAATAAACGCAACTTTTCGTTGCTGGCCGACCCTGCCTTAAAATTATCGTATCCGAAATATAAAGTGGTAACCTCTTCAATAAATGGGAAGGAAGCCACGCTCAGTCCGGATACAATTGGTACTTTAGAGAAGATTACGATTGATGGTTACGTGGCGGATTTCTTTGGAAATAAAATCGACAATTTTAACGGAGAAATAACCAATACTGTTTATGATAAAGAGATAGATATGCAGACCCTGGGTAACGGAGACGATAACCGGGTGCTTACCTTTCAGATGCAAAATAACATTATTTACTCCGGCACTGCGAGTGTTACCAATGGTAACTTTAGCTTTAGTTTTGTTGTACCTAAAGATATCTCGTACAAAATTGGCTCTGGTAAAATAATGTACTATGCCCAAAACGGTGAGGAAGATGCGCATGGAGCATTTTCCAATTTTAGTATCGGCGGCGAGGGCTCAAATATAGCAGACAATAACGGACCCGATATCCAATTGTTTCTTGATACTGAAGATTTTCAGTCGGGAGATAAAACCGGTAAAAATCCTACACTGCTGGCTTATTTGTCCGACGAGAATGGAATTAATACAGTTGGCACCGGAATTGGCCACGATATTACTGCTGTGCTTGATAACGATTATTCGAAAGTTTATGTACTGAATAATTATTACCAGGCTGAAAAAGATGATTATACCAGTGGCTCGTTGCAGTTTCCTTTATCGAACCTCACCGTTGGAAAACACACTTTAGCCTTAAAAGCCTGGGATGTTGCCAATAATTCATCAGAAGTGGAAATTGAGTTTGAAGTAACCGGCGACTTTATCATCAACGAAGTAAGTAATTACCCAAACCCGATTACCGATTACACCTATTTTGTTATAAAACACAACCAATCGGATGCCAGCTTGTCGGCAATTTTTGATATTTACAATATTAACGGACAGCGGGTAGATCAGTTTGAGGCCGAAATAAGTTCGAGCGGAAATTCCAGTAATCCTGTACGTTGGGATTTGGCTGAAGCAAAAATTCCTTTAACACAAGGGGTTTATGTGTACAACATCATGTTAAAAAACGATGACGGTATAATTGTTTCAAAATCAGGAAAATTATTGGTGGCTCAATAA
- a CDS encoding SUMF1/EgtB/PvdO family nonheme iron enzyme, whose protein sequence is MNFNRLKPFVFIALAAIVSGCGLFGKGGRGESSRTTGWEYNAEETGNIPNISGYEQDAGPGLVFVQGGTFTMGRVEQDVMYRNDNYPRRVTVASFYMDETEVSNQDYREFTHWTSRVYPGDVAKIKAITPDSTVWRKELAYNEPYVNNYFRHPAYSEYPVVGVTWEQAEAYCAWRTDRVNEQILVDKGIMTHDNTQAGQNVYTTKTYLTGIYQGTDGEKPVENPDGTTRRPKWEDGILLPNYRLPTEAEWEYASYGLIGNTDGELLTDRKLYPWNGSYLRQDSKKDKGRLKANFVRGRGDMMGMAGALNDNADIAAPIFSYEPNDYGLYCMAGNVNEWVSDVYRPMSLNDVEEFNPYRGNVITEYRRDGSGQLMRNEYGELIKDTIAGMDYRNVLDGDANSQIVEGNTWIGNQKDTDGMYIQDERPGAFSSLINDEVRVYKGGSWQDRPYWLVPGTRRYLEQSKAQNDLGFRCAMTRVGSPEGF, encoded by the coding sequence ATGAATTTTAATAGATTAAAACCATTCGTTTTTATCGCTTTAGCCGCAATCGTATCCGGATGTGGATTATTCGGTAAGGGAGGTAGAGGAGAATCATCACGAACTACGGGCTGGGAGTACAATGCCGAAGAGACCGGAAATATTCCGAACATCTCGGGTTATGAGCAGGATGCCGGACCGGGTTTGGTTTTTGTACAAGGTGGTACGTTTACAATGGGCCGTGTGGAACAAGATGTGATGTATCGCAACGACAATTATCCCCGAAGAGTTACTGTTGCCTCTTTTTACATGGATGAAACAGAAGTTTCAAACCAGGATTATCGTGAATTTACCCACTGGACGAGCAGGGTTTATCCCGGCGATGTTGCAAAAATTAAAGCAATAACTCCAGACTCTACTGTTTGGCGTAAAGAACTGGCTTACAACGAGCCTTATGTAAATAACTATTTCCGCCATCCGGCATACTCCGAGTACCCGGTTGTTGGTGTTACCTGGGAACAAGCCGAAGCGTATTGTGCCTGGCGAACCGACAGGGTAAACGAACAAATTTTGGTTGATAAAGGAATTATGACCCACGACAATACACAGGCGGGGCAAAATGTGTATACAACCAAAACCTATTTAACAGGCATTTACCAGGGAACAGACGGAGAAAAACCTGTTGAGAACCCGGACGGCACTACCAGAAGACCAAAATGGGAAGATGGAATTTTGCTGCCTAACTACCGTTTGCCAACCGAAGCAGAATGGGAATATGCCTCTTACGGCTTAATTGGAAATACAGATGGAGAACTACTTACCGACAGAAAATTATATCCATGGAACGGCTCGTACTTACGCCAGGACAGCAAAAAAGACAAAGGACGATTAAAAGCCAACTTTGTTCGCGGACGTGGTGATATGATGGGTATGGCAGGCGCATTGAACGATAATGCTGATATTGCTGCACCAATTTTCTCTTACGAACCCAATGATTATGGATTATACTGTATGGCAGGTAACGTTAACGAATGGGTTTCTGATGTATATCGCCCAATGTCGTTAAACGATGTAGAAGAATTTAACCCATACCGTGGTAATGTTATTACTGAATACCGCCGCGATGGTAGCGGACAGCTAATGCGCAACGAATACGGAGAATTAATAAAAGATACCATTGCCGGAATGGATTACCGAAATGTGTTGGATGGTGATGCAAACTCGCAGATTGTTGAAGGAAACACCTGGATTGGCAACCAGAAAGATACCGATGGTATGTATATTCAGGATGAACGCCCGGGCGCTTTTTCATCATTGATTAACGATGAGGTGAGAGTTTACAAAGGTGGATCGTGGCAAGACCGACCTTATTGGCTGGTGCCCGGAACACGCCGCTACCTGGAACAAAGTAAAGCCCAAAACGACCTGGGTTTCAGATGTGCTATGACAAGAGTTGGAAGCCCGGAAGGTTTCTAA
- the murF gene encoding UDP-N-acetylmuramoyl-tripeptide--D-alanyl-D-alanine ligase has protein sequence MDMTNIEQLYSCFLETRTISTDSRKIKAGSVFFALKGANFNGNKYASDALKKGAAYAVVDEETYAGGKNIFLVENVLQTLQQLAHYHRCKLKCPVLAITGTNGKTTTKELIAAVLSKKFNVSFTQGNLNNHIGVPLTLLQTTEQTEFAVVEMGANHPGEIAELCKIAAPDFGIITNIGRAHLEGFGSFEGVIKTKGELYDYMAQQNGTIFYNANNTLLQELSKRVKKSISFGASNASFTGEPIQSPPFLHVKVNFKKGVLYLNSNLIGDFNFENILAAACIANYFGVDPLKIQQAIKEYHPTNNRSQLIKKGNLKIIMDAYNANPTSMSASIKSFMENLQDEKYLILGDMLELGDYSAQEHKNIVSSLPQSIRKNVYLVGNEFMKTTQDDTIKTFKSVADLCLHLKQYPIKNGNILIKGSRGIQLEKVLDLF, from the coding sequence ATGGATATGACAAACATTGAACAGCTATATTCCTGTTTCCTTGAAACCAGAACAATCTCAACAGACAGTAGAAAAATTAAAGCAGGTTCTGTTTTCTTTGCGCTAAAAGGTGCAAATTTTAATGGAAATAAATACGCCAGCGATGCACTGAAAAAAGGAGCAGCCTACGCTGTGGTTGACGAAGAAACTTATGCCGGGGGAAAAAATATTTTTTTAGTTGAAAATGTATTGCAAACCTTACAACAACTTGCACATTACCACCGCTGTAAATTAAAATGTCCGGTGCTGGCGATTACCGGCACCAACGGAAAAACAACCACAAAAGAACTGATTGCTGCTGTTTTATCGAAAAAATTTAATGTAAGTTTTACGCAGGGCAATTTAAACAACCATATTGGCGTGCCATTAACACTGCTTCAAACAACCGAACAAACCGAGTTTGCAGTGGTGGAAATGGGGGCCAACCATCCCGGGGAAATAGCAGAGTTATGCAAAATTGCAGCTCCTGATTTTGGAATAATTACCAACATCGGTCGTGCCCATCTTGAAGGATTTGGATCGTTTGAAGGAGTAATTAAAACCAAAGGAGAGCTTTATGATTATATGGCTCAACAAAATGGAACCATTTTCTATAATGCCAACAATACCCTACTACAGGAATTAAGCAAACGAGTAAAAAAATCGATATCGTTTGGTGCATCCAATGCATCATTTACCGGAGAGCCGATACAAAGCCCGCCATTTCTGCATGTAAAAGTTAATTTCAAAAAGGGTGTGTTATACCTGAACAGCAACCTGATAGGAGATTTTAACTTCGAAAATATATTAGCGGCTGCATGCATCGCCAATTATTTTGGTGTTGATCCACTAAAAATTCAACAAGCCATAAAAGAGTATCATCCAACAAATAATCGTTCGCAACTTATAAAAAAAGGTAATTTAAAAATTATAATGGATGCCTACAATGCAAATCCAACCAGCATGAGTGCATCCATTAAAAGTTTTATGGAGAATTTGCAAGATGAAAAATACCTGATTTTAGGCGATATGCTGGAGTTGGGCGACTATTCCGCACAAGAACACAAAAATATTGTTTCCTCACTCCCTCAATCGATAAGAAAAAATGTATATCTGGTTGGTAACGAATTTATGAAGACCACCCAAGATGACACGATAAAAACATTTAAAAGCGTTGCAGATTTGTGTTTACACCTCAAGCAATACCCCATAAAAAACGGGAACATTTTAATAAAAGGTTCCCGCGGTATTCAACTTGAAAAAGTTCTTGATCTTTTTTAG
- the trxA gene encoding thioredoxin, whose amino-acid sequence MLEHLTKETFKEKVFNFEANKEWKYEGEKPCLIDFYADWCGPCKMVAPILDELQKEYGDSIVIYKVNTEEQQELAGMFGVQSIPSLLFVPQDGQPQMAMGALPKQTFEKAIADVLKVEKPQAN is encoded by the coding sequence ATGTTGGAACATTTAACAAAAGAGACATTTAAAGAGAAAGTTTTCAATTTTGAAGCCAATAAAGAGTGGAAATACGAAGGTGAAAAGCCGTGTTTAATTGACTTTTATGCCGACTGGTGTGGCCCTTGTAAAATGGTCGCTCCTATTCTTGACGAGCTTCAAAAAGAATACGGCGATAGTATAGTGATTTACAAAGTAAATACCGAAGAGCAGCAAGAACTGGCTGGAATGTTTGGTGTACAGAGTATTCCGTCGTTGTTGTTTGTGCCGCAAGACGGGCAGCCACAAATGGCTATGGGAGCTCTGCCCAAGCAAACGTTTGAAAAAGCAATTGCCGATGTTTTGAAAGTTGAAAAACCTCAGGCTAACTAA